One region of Osmia lignaria lignaria isolate PbOS001 chromosome 7, iyOsmLign1, whole genome shotgun sequence genomic DNA includes:
- the LOC117609389 gene encoding uncharacterized protein LOC117609389 isoform X3 encodes MISQWRSIMDNLSDIYYLVQLIVRQVFIYLRDLILQKFFWIAAINDDFDASDTRFRGLTFRNLTADILAFSLLCSVLFILVMFASKCEKDCRQIYTSAGIETRVTAGLSEDPYCVSSTSSTNCFHACGDSICTRGRIPKRNFSDEDVIRVRSAKKRTTSIPKRSIFGLNSIQPQNSQSTQTMERIYQKSSQKWLIRKTRSGQIYGKYPV; translated from the exons ATGATCAGTCAATGGCGATCGATAATGGACAACCTGAGCGACATTTATTATCTCGTGCAGTTGATTGTCCGTCAAGTTTTCATCTACTTACGA GACTTGATTCTACAGAAATTCTTCTGGATCGCCGCAATCAACGATGACTTCGACGCTTCGGACACGAGATTTCGTGGTTTAACGTTTAGGAATTTAACAGCTGATATTTTGGCATTTTCCCTCCTCTGTAGCGTGCTCTTCATCCTTGTAATGTTTGCATCCAAATGCGAAAAGGACTGTCGACAAATTTATACTTCTGCCGGTATAGAAAC CAGAGTGACTGCAGGTCTGTCAGAAGATCCTTACTGTGTTTCGAGCACGAGTTCAACAAACTGCTTCCACGCTTGCGGCGACTCGATCTGCACACGTGGACGAATTCCAAAAAGGAACTTCTCCGACGAGGACGTAATCAGAGTTCGATCAGCCAAGAAGAGAACTACGAGCATCCCGAAAAGATCAATCTTTGGTTTAAATAGCATTCAACCGCAAAATTCTCAGAGCACCCAAACGATGGAGAGAATATATCAGAAGAGCAGTCAAAAATGGCTTATCAGAAAAACCAGGAGCGGTCAAATTTATGGAAAATATCCTGTATAG
- the LOC117609389 gene encoding uncharacterized protein LOC117609389 isoform X4 — MISQWRSIMDNLSDIYYLVQLIVRQVFIYLRDLILQKFFWIAAINDDFDASDTRFRGLTFRNLTADILAFSLLCSVLFILVMFASKCEKDCRQIYTSAGIETVTAGLSEDPYCVSSTSSTNCFHACGDSICTRGRIPKRNFSDEDVIRVRSAKKRTTSIPKRSIFGLNSIQPQNSQSTQTMERIYQKSSQKWLIRKTRSGQIYGKYPV; from the exons ATGATCAGTCAATGGCGATCGATAATGGACAACCTGAGCGACATTTATTATCTCGTGCAGTTGATTGTCCGTCAAGTTTTCATCTACTTACGA GACTTGATTCTACAGAAATTCTTCTGGATCGCCGCAATCAACGATGACTTCGACGCTTCGGACACGAGATTTCGTGGTTTAACGTTTAGGAATTTAACAGCTGATATTTTGGCATTTTCCCTCCTCTGTAGCGTGCTCTTCATCCTTGTAATGTTTGCATCCAAATGCGAAAAGGACTGTCGACAAATTTATACTTCTGCCGGTATAGAAAC AGTGACTGCAGGTCTGTCAGAAGATCCTTACTGTGTTTCGAGCACGAGTTCAACAAACTGCTTCCACGCTTGCGGCGACTCGATCTGCACACGTGGACGAATTCCAAAAAGGAACTTCTCCGACGAGGACGTAATCAGAGTTCGATCAGCCAAGAAGAGAACTACGAGCATCCCGAAAAGATCAATCTTTGGTTTAAATAGCATTCAACCGCAAAATTCTCAGAGCACCCAAACGATGGAGAGAATATATCAGAAGAGCAGTCAAAAATGGCTTATCAGAAAAACCAGGAGCGGTCAAATTTATGGAAAATATCCTGTATAG
- the LOC117609389 gene encoding uncharacterized protein LOC117609389 isoform X1: protein MISQWRSIMDNLSDIYYLVQLIVRQVFIYLRILLYSFQDLILQKFFWIAAINDDFDASDTRFRGLTFRNLTADILAFSLLCSVLFILVMFASKCEKDCRQIYTSAGIETRVTAGLSEDPYCVSSTSSTNCFHACGDSICTRGRIPKRNFSDEDVIRVRSAKKRTTSIPKRSIFGLNSIQPQNSQSTQTMERIYQKSSQKWLIRKTRSGQIYGKYPV, encoded by the exons ATGATCAGTCAATGGCGATCGATAATGGACAACCTGAGCGACATTTATTATCTCGTGCAGTTGATTGTCCGTCAAGTTTTCATCTACTTACGA ATTCTTTTGTATTCTTTCCAGGACTTGATTCTACAGAAATTCTTCTGGATCGCCGCAATCAACGATGACTTCGACGCTTCGGACACGAGATTTCGTGGTTTAACGTTTAGGAATTTAACAGCTGATATTTTGGCATTTTCCCTCCTCTGTAGCGTGCTCTTCATCCTTGTAATGTTTGCATCCAAATGCGAAAAGGACTGTCGACAAATTTATACTTCTGCCGGTATAGAAAC CAGAGTGACTGCAGGTCTGTCAGAAGATCCTTACTGTGTTTCGAGCACGAGTTCAACAAACTGCTTCCACGCTTGCGGCGACTCGATCTGCACACGTGGACGAATTCCAAAAAGGAACTTCTCCGACGAGGACGTAATCAGAGTTCGATCAGCCAAGAAGAGAACTACGAGCATCCCGAAAAGATCAATCTTTGGTTTAAATAGCATTCAACCGCAAAATTCTCAGAGCACCCAAACGATGGAGAGAATATATCAGAAGAGCAGTCAAAAATGGCTTATCAGAAAAACCAGGAGCGGTCAAATTTATGGAAAATATCCTGTATAG
- the LOC117609389 gene encoding uncharacterized protein LOC117609389 isoform X2 has protein sequence MISQWRSIMDNLSDIYYLVQLIVRQVFIYLRILLYSFQDLILQKFFWIAAINDDFDASDTRFRGLTFRNLTADILAFSLLCSVLFILVMFASKCEKDCRQIYTSAGIETVTAGLSEDPYCVSSTSSTNCFHACGDSICTRGRIPKRNFSDEDVIRVRSAKKRTTSIPKRSIFGLNSIQPQNSQSTQTMERIYQKSSQKWLIRKTRSGQIYGKYPV, from the exons ATGATCAGTCAATGGCGATCGATAATGGACAACCTGAGCGACATTTATTATCTCGTGCAGTTGATTGTCCGTCAAGTTTTCATCTACTTACGA ATTCTTTTGTATTCTTTCCAGGACTTGATTCTACAGAAATTCTTCTGGATCGCCGCAATCAACGATGACTTCGACGCTTCGGACACGAGATTTCGTGGTTTAACGTTTAGGAATTTAACAGCTGATATTTTGGCATTTTCCCTCCTCTGTAGCGTGCTCTTCATCCTTGTAATGTTTGCATCCAAATGCGAAAAGGACTGTCGACAAATTTATACTTCTGCCGGTATAGAAAC AGTGACTGCAGGTCTGTCAGAAGATCCTTACTGTGTTTCGAGCACGAGTTCAACAAACTGCTTCCACGCTTGCGGCGACTCGATCTGCACACGTGGACGAATTCCAAAAAGGAACTTCTCCGACGAGGACGTAATCAGAGTTCGATCAGCCAAGAAGAGAACTACGAGCATCCCGAAAAGATCAATCTTTGGTTTAAATAGCATTCAACCGCAAAATTCTCAGAGCACCCAAACGATGGAGAGAATATATCAGAAGAGCAGTCAAAAATGGCTTATCAGAAAAACCAGGAGCGGTCAAATTTATGGAAAATATCCTGTATAG
- the LOC117609380 gene encoding sodium-dependent nutrient amino acid transporter 1, with amino-acid sequence MEKLENGIYTQNAFTNNAFQMEDIHLEQKENNFPDVEKSLEKSNAQQKPPSENNTARAEWGGGLQFLMACIATSVGLGNVWRFPFTAYENGGGAFLIPYIIILLFVGKPFYFLEGLLGQFTNKSCAKTWNMVPAMKGLGYGQAFAATCVVSYYCALMGLTLYYLVASFQSELPWSYCREEWQGQCVDAVSKDNNISKSAKLLDNDNGTLRSSAELYFRKIVLNEYDSIEDGIGTPSWQLTICLFLSWMTIFIVLCRGIKSTGKAVYFLAIFPYIVMIALLLRAVTLDGAVDGILFLVTPKWDKLWQPTVWYAAITQCFFSLSVCFGPILTYSSYSNFGHNVTRDVMIVTTLDTFTSLIAGCTIFGILGNLAHEIGTEDISTVVRGGTGLAFISYPEALSRFKLVPQLFAVLFFVMMFVLGVGSAVALCGAVFSILCDHFPKVNHWKLVLMVSVFGFFVSLVYVTPGGQWFITLVDYYGGTFVAIIVGVLEMVTIFWIYGLSNFLNDIEFMLRSRPSFYWRLCWAFITPVLMIVILIYTIATYEPPTYDGFMFPTYAYGIGWFLLSLGVLAILGCILQKLIEKRSSSLIETIKAAFRPDENKWGPSDPKIRLKWKEFIAEKNFQHRGGFVQTFFK; translated from the exons ATGGAGAAGTTAGAGAATGGAATTTAt ACGCAAAATGCCTTCACAAACAACGCTTTCCAGATGGAAGATATTCATCTtgaacaaaaggaaaataattttcccGATGTTGAGAAATCATTGGAGAAGTCCAATGCTCAGCAGAAACCACCTTCAGAAAACAATACAGCA AGAGCAGAATGGGGTGGAGGACTACAATTTTTAATGGCATGCATTGCCACTTCTGTGGGTCTTGGAAACGTATGGAGATTTCCATTCACTGCCTATGAGAATGGAGGTGGTGCTTTTCTGATACCTTAcatcataattttattattcgtcGGCAAACCTTTCTATTTTTTGGAAGGCCTTCTCGGTCAATTCACCAACAAATCATGCGCAAAAACATGGAACATGGTACCTGCAATGAAAG GTCTAGGATATGGACAAGCATTTGCAGCAACCTGCGTAGTGTCTTATTATTGCGCTCTAATGGGTTTGACGTTATACTATCTAGTAGCAAGTTTCCAATCTGAACTACCTTGGTCCTATTGTCGAGAAGAATGGCAGGGTCAATGCGTAGACGCTGTTTCGAAGGACAACAACATAAGCAAGAGCGCGAAGTTGCTTGATAACGATAACGGTACCCTTCGTAGCTCCGCAGAATTATACTTTAG GAAGATCGTTCTGAACGAGTATGACTCCATCGAGGATGGAATTGGTACTCCTTCCTGGCAACTCACCATCTGTCTTTTCTTAAGCTGGATGACGATATTCATCGTGCTTTGCAGAGGAATAAAAAGCACAGGAAAAGCAGTATATTTCCTAGCAATATTTCCTTATATCGTTATGATTGCTCTGTTACTTAGAGCAGTGACTTTGGATGGTGCTGTCGATGGGATTCTATTCCTAGTCACTCCGAAATGGGACAAATTGTGGCAACCCACTGTGTGGTATGCAGCAATTACCCAATGTTTCTTCTCCTTGTCAGTTTGCTTTGGTCCCATCCTTACTTACTCATCCTACAGTAATTTTGGGCACAACGTTACCAG GGATGTCATGATAGTGACCACTTTGGACACGTTTACAAGTCTGATAGCAGGTTGCACGATTTTCGGTATTCTAGGAAATTTAGCCCACGAGATAGGCACCGAAGACATATCAACAGTGGTCCGTGGAGGTACCGGACTAGCATTCATTTCTTATCCAGAAGCATTGTCTAGATTCAAATTGGTTCCCCAACTGTTTGCTGTTCTTTTCTTCGTGATGATGTTCGTCCTTGGCGTTGGAAGCGCAGTGGCTCTTTGCGGTGCCGTCTTCAGCATCCTCTGTGATCATTTTCCAAAAGTGAATCACTGGAAGTTGGTGCTGATGGTGTCGGTTTTCGGGTTCTTCGTTAGCCTCGTCTACGTCACTCCT GGCGGTCAGTGGTTCATAACACTGGTAGATTATTATGGCGGCACGTTTGTGGCGATAATAGTGGGTGTATTAGAGATGGTAACTATTTTCTGGATCTATGGTCTGTCGAATTTTCTCAATGATATAGAGTTCATGCTGCGATCGAGACCCTCCTTCTATTGGAGACTCTGTTGGGCCTTCATCACGCCTGTATTGAtgattgttattttaatttacacGATCGCCACTTATGAACCACCTACTTATGATGGATTCATGTTTCCCACATATGCTTATG GTATTGGCTGGTTCTTACTGTCCCTGGGAGTTTTAGCAATCCTTGGTTGCATTTTGCAGAAACTAATAGAGAAACGATCATCATCCTTGATAGAA ACTATTAAAGCAGCATTTAGGCCCGATGAGAATAAATGGGGACCCAGTGATCCTAAAATTCGGCTGAAATGGAAGGAGTTCATAGCCGAGAAGAATTTCCAACATCGAGGTGGCTTTGTCCAgacttttttcaaataa
- the LOC117609381 gene encoding sodium-dependent nutrient amino acid transporter 1, producing MGQTKNDFMNNEGVQGTYRLSISSGNEKPLENGSLAAKIEEGNERAQWGSNLEFLMSCVAFSVGLGNVWRFPYTAYQNGGGAFLIPYIIVLFIIGKPIYYMEMILGQFSSRSCIEVWSVSPAFKGIGYGVTVAVFLVVTYYCSLMALTMYYLIASFQSVLPWAFCWKEWGDACFDSTSSNTEIVNVSKSSSADLYFRKVVLNEVGILEGLGDPSWKLVSSLLASWFFVFIVLRNGVKSSGKAAYFLALFPYVIMISLLIRAVTLEGAADGIIFLFKPTWEKIFDPSVWYAAVTQSFFSLGVCFGAVIMYSSYNNFNHNVLRDCTLVTTLDLCTSLIAGTTIFGILGNLAHESGKEDISTVVRAGTGLAFISYPEALAKFTVVPQLFAVLFFLMMFILGIGTTVAFAGVISSIIKDKFPQLPDWKVAGGVSCAGFLVGIVYCTRGGQYILNLVDYFGGTFIIVFLASFEVIAISWVYGVDNFLDDTEFMVGSRPSFYWRLCWGFLTPLSLFSILIYFLSELRPITYKDEYYPTSAYVAGWLILILGVIQLPIWIIVGRLKQEKSESCLNMLKPNPDWGPKDPIKHKEWKDFKDSKRIARTNSNKKRSRIIAMLIGDN from the exons ATGGGCCAAACGAAG AATGATTTTATGAACAACGAAGGTGTTCAAGGAACGTACAGACTGTCTATTTCATCAGGCAACGAGAAACCACTTGAAAATGGA TCGCTGGCTGCTAAAATTGAAGAAGGAAACGAGAGGGCTCAATGGGGTAGCAACTTGGAGTTTTTGATGTCCTGTGTAGCATTCTCTGTTGGCCTTGGTAACGTTTGGAGGTTCCCATATACTGCCTACCAAAATGGAGGTGGTGCATTCCTAATACCTTATATCATTGTTCTCTTTATAATTGGTAAACCTATTTACTATATGGAAATGATCTTGGGGCAGTTTAGCAGTAGATCTTGCATTGAAGTTTGGTCTGTGTCTCCTGCCTTCAAAG GGATTGGTTATGGTGTTACTGTAGCCGTGTTTTTGGTGGTAACTTACTATTGTTCACTCATGGCATTGACAATGTACTATCTAATAGCAAGCTTTCAATCAGTTCTGCCATGGGCTTTTTGTTGGAAAGAATGGGGTGATGCTTGCTTCGACAGTACCTCCTCTAATACAGAAATAGTAAATGTCAGTAAAAGTAGTTCAGCTGATCTGTATTTTCG CAAAGTGGTTCTCAATGAAGTTGGAATACTAGAAGGATTAGGAGATCCATCTTGGAAGCTAGTCTCATCTCTCCTGGCTAGTTGGTTCTTTGTATTCATAGTGCTGAGAAACGGAGTGAAAAGCAGTGGTAAAGCTGCTTACTTTCTGGCCCTGTTTCCATACGTGATCATGATAAGCCTGTTAATAAGAGCAGTGACGTTAGAAGGAGCCGCGGATGGTATAATATTCTTGTTCAAACCAACCTGGGAAAAGATTTTTGATCCTTCAGTCTGGTATGCTGCTGTCACTCAGTCGTTCTTCTCTCTTGGTGTATGCTTTGGAGCTGTTATCATGTATTCCTCTTACAATAACTTCAACCATAATGTGTTaag AGACTGTACATTGGTAACTACTCTGGACCTGTGTACCAGTCTCATAGCCGGAACTACCATCTTTGGTATCCTGGGTAATCTTGCTCACGAATCAGGAAAAGAAGACATCAGCACCGTGGTGCGCGCAGGAACAGGACTCGCTTTCATTTCTTATCCGGAAGCACTTGCAAAGTTCACGGTGGTACCACAATTATTTGCTGTACTCTTCTTCTTGATGATGTTCATATTAGGAATCGGTACCACTGTTGCCTTTGCTGGAGTCATTAGTAGCATCATCAAAGACAAATTTCCTCAACTTCCTGATTGGAAGGTCGCTGGCGGTGTTTCTTGTGCTGGCTTCCTGGTTGGAATCGTTTACTGTACTAGA GGAGGACAGTACATATTAAATCTGGTGGATTATTTTGGTGGAACGTTCATCATCGTTTTCTTAGCTTCTTTTGAAGTGATTGCTATTTCTTGGGTGTACG GTGTTGATAATTTTTTGGATGACACTGAATTCATGGTCGGTTCCAGACCATCATTTTATTGGAGATTATGCTGGGGTTTCTTaactcctctctctctcttctccatTCTAATCTATTTTCTATCAGAGTTGAGACCTATCACCTACAAGGATGAATATTATCCAACTTCCGCTTATG TCGCTGGTTGGTTGATTTTGATACTGGGAGTGATACAACTTCCTATTTGGATCATTGTTGGCAGATTGAAACAGGAAAAAAGTGAATCTTGTTTAAAT ATGTTAAAACCAAATCCTGACTGGGGTCCAAAAGATCCAATAAAACACAAAGAATGGAAGGACTTTAAGGATTCAAAGAGGATAGCAAGGACGAACTCGAACAAGAAAAGATCAAGAATCATTGCTATGTTAATCGGAGATAATTAA
- the LOC117609379 gene encoding sodium-dependent nutrient amino acid transporter 1, with amino-acid sequence MKEKTNDDPEQGQWNKAFVLDEREKRKTSSEKPRESQLSRCSEITKEPIDKYTWNNSIEFLMSCIAMSIGFGNIWRFPFIAYENGGGAFLIPYIIVLFLVGKPFYYLEMVLGQFSSSSSIRVWKLSPAFVGVGWSQFYSNIAVMTYYSSLLALSLIYLVNSFSAELPWAKCREEWGDSCVDSGRKISDKNDTMFTNFRNDDHQRRSSAELFFLKVILQEKDNIDDGIGLPDWKLTLCLIFSWLSVVLITFKGVKSSGKASYFLAIFPYIILISLLIRAVTLEGALNGILFFITPKWSMLLKPTVWYAAVTQCFFSLSVCFGAIITYSSHNDFKHNVYRDAMIVTSLDTLTSLIAGCTIFGILGNLAHEMDVEDIGTVVKSGAALAFISYPDAIAKFGWLPQLFSVLFFVMMFVLGVGSIVGMVSAIVVALKEKLPNEKLWKVVVSVCSIGFLISTVFVTPGGQFLLTLVDYYDTSFVVFVLASFEMTAVTWVYGIENLLDDIEFMLDRKMSCYWRICWFIVTPLILICIFFYTVATLSPLTYGDKPLPVWAHATGIAILCFSVSQIPFWMIVRMYKNRDLSILLNLEKSLRPSPKWGPREIKYKNDWLRFKEEKAKERSLRTGPKWLQLVHILIGKNKGKGR; translated from the exons ATGAAGGAGAAAACG AACGACGACCCAGAACAGGGACAGTGGAACAAGGCATTCGTTTTggacgaaagagaaaaaagaaagacgtCTTCTGAAAAACCAAGGGAGTCTCAGCTCTCCAGGTGTTCAGAGATCACGAAGGAACCGATAGATAAATATACATGGAACAACAGCATCGAGTTTTTGATGTCCTGCATCGCTATGTCCATTGGTTTTGGAAATATTTGGAGATTTCCATTCATCGCCTACGAAAACGGTGGTGGAGCGTTCCTCATCCCCTATATCATTGTTCTTTTCCTTGTTGGaaaacctttttattatttagaaatgGTACTCGGTCagttttcttcatcttcatcgATCAGAGTTTGGAAACTGTCTCCTGCTTTCGTtg GTGTTGGCTGGTCTCAGTTTTATTCCAATATCGCAGTGATGACATATTATAGCTCATTGTTGGCTCTGTCACTGATCTACctcgtcaactccttttctgcTGAACTACCTTGGGCCAAATGCAGAGAAGAATGGGGTGATTCTTGCGTTGATTCCGGTAGAAAGATCAGTGATAAAAATGACACCATGTTTACAAATTTTAGGAATGACGATCATCAACGCAGAAGTTCAGCAGAATTGTTtttctt gaaagtGATACTTCAAGAGAAAGACAATATCGACGATGGAATCGGATTGCCCGATTGGAAATTGACCCTGTGTCTTATTTTCAGCTGGTTATCTGTTGTTCTCATCACGTTCAAGGGTGTGAAAAGTTCAGGAAAAGCTTCTTATTTCCTCGCTATTTTCCCATATATCATTTTGATCAGTCTTTTAATCAGAGCAGTCACCCTTGAAGGGGCACTGAATGGAATTCTGTTTTTCATTACTCCAAAATGGTCCATGCTTTTGAAGCCAACTGTGTGGTACGCGGCTGTAACGCAATGTTTCTTCTCCCTTTCTGTTTGTTTTGGTGCTATTATCACTTACTCCAGTCACAATGACTTCAAACACAATGTTTATAG AGACGCTATGATTGTGACCAGTCTTGATACACTGACCAGTTTAATAGCAGGGTGCACGATCTTTGGAATCCTCGGTAATCTAGCTCATGAAATGGACGTTGAAGACATTGGTACAGTAGTGAAATCTGGAGCTGCTCTAGCATTTATTTCATATCCGGATGCGATAGCCAAATTTGGATGGCTGCCACAG tTATTTTCAGTGCTGTTTTTCGTAATGATGTTTGTACTGGGAGTGGGAAGCATCGTTGGAATGGTTTCTGCAATAGTTGTTGCTCTGAAAGAAAAGTTACCGAATGAAAAATTATGGAAAGTTGTCGTTTCAGTTTGTTCAATTGGATTTCTTATTAGTACAGTATTCGTAACTCCG GGTGGACAATTCTTGTTAACATTGGTTGATTACTATGACACATCATTTGTTGTGTTTGTCTTGGCATCCTTTGAAATGACTGCTGTCACTTGGGTATATG GTATAGAAAATTTACTGGACGATATAGAATTTATGTTGGACAGAAAAATGAGCTGTTACTGGAGGATCTGTTGGTTTATTGTGACACCATTAATTTTGATATGTATTTTCTTCTATACCGTCGCTACCTTGTCTCCCTTGACGTATGGTGACAAACCGCTTCCGGTTTGGGCTCATGCAACTGGAATAGCTATACTCTGCTTCAGTGTCTCACAAATACCTTTCTGGATGATTGTACGGATGTACAAAAATAGAGATCTATCAATTTTACTG AATTTGGAGAAGTCTTTGCGTCCATCTCCGAAATGGGGTCCCAGAGAAATTAAGTACAAGAACGATTGGCTTCGtttcaaagaagaaaaagcaaaGGAGAGGAGTCTCCGAACTGGTCCCAAGTGGCTCCAATTAGTCCACATCTTGATCGGTAAAAACAAGGGAAAAGGAAGATAA
- the LOC117609378 gene encoding sodium-dependent nutrient amino acid transporter 1 — protein MHKQGRQNAAFVGDDEHKTTDFQGSNVDGDKKFQANDSFNFNYGVQDDRKLPLSLSLPEEMSIVENETERATWGNEMEFLMSCIAMSIGLGNVWRFPFTAYENGGGVFLIPYIIVLFLVGKPFYYLEMIMGQFCSRSSVKMWSAAPGFRGVGWAQMFSMLAVGTYYCSLMSVTLYYLIGSFQSQLPWSTCLEEWGDSCVDSGGSYNVTERNGTAMITSAELYFRRVVLKEKTNIDDGIGAPDWKLTICLLVAWSCIFAVLARGVKSSGKAAYFLAIFPYIIMISLLIRAVTLDGAVNGIIFFIKPDWGKLFDANVWYAAVTQCFFSLSVCFGGVVMYSSYNDFRHNIYRDVIVVTTLDTFTSLMAGFTIFGILGNLAHELGVEDIRNVVRGGTGLAFVSYPDAIAKFTVLPQLFSVLFFLMLYVLGIGSAIALAGAIITIVSDQFPSFKYIYVVLGTVIFGFCVGMIYCTPGGQFMLELVDYYAGSFIVFILATLEITGIFWVYGLENFLDDVEYMLKRRPSVYWRVCWSVITPLLLAVILIYTLATLQPLTYSGISYPDSAHAAGWTICAFGILQIPFWMMYTIISKKNLQVSEMIKSAFRPSPNWGPKNTRELASWSEFKEIRRKIKEKRQCSRIKQFVYVLLCWEDKLV, from the exons ATGCACAAG CAAGGAAGACAAAATGCTGCTTTTGTTGGGGACGACGAACACAAAACCACTGACTTTCAGGGATCCAACGTAGACGGTGATAAGAAG TTTCAAGCAAATGATTCCTTCAACTTTAATTATGGGGTCCAGGACGATCGCAAATTACCACTTTCCTTATCACTTCCAGAGGAAATG TCGATTGTGGAGAATGAAACAGAAAGAGCAACCTGGGGCAATGAAATGGAATTTCTGATGTCCTGTATTGCCATGTCCATTGGTCTTGGCAATGTTTGGAGATTCCCATTCACCGCTTATGAAAATGGTGGTGGAGTGTTCCTGATACCATACATCATCGTCCTCTTCTTGGTCGGCAAACCGTTTTACTATCTAGAGATGATAATGGGGCAATTTTGCAGCAGATCTTCGGTGAAAATGTGGTCAGCAG CACCAGGATTTCGGGGCGTAGGCTGGGCACAGATGTTCTCCATGCTCGCTGTGGGAACCTACTATTGTTCTCTTATGTCTGTGACACTTTATTATCTAATTGGAAGCTTTCAATCACAACTTCCTTGGTCCACGTGTCTCGAAGAATGGGGAGATTCTTGCGTCGACTCAGGAGGATCCTATAACGTCACCGAACGAAATGGAACAGCTATGATTACTTCTGCTGAACTGTATTTTAG aagaGTGGTGTTGAAAGAAAAGACAAACATCGACGATGGTATTGGAGCTCCAGATTGGAAGCTGACAATTTGTCTACTGGTCGCTTGGAGTTGTATATTCGCTGTCCTTGCACGGGGAGTGAAGAGTTCTGGAAAGGCAGCCTATTTCCTCGCTATTTTCCCTTACATCATCATGATCAGCTTGCTGATCAGAGCGGTAACGCTGGACGGTGCCGTGAACGGGATTATTTTCTTCATCAAGCCGGATTGGGGGAAGCTGTTCGATGCGAACGTTTGGTACGCTGCTGTAACACAGTGCTTCTTTTCACTGTCGGTGTGCTTCGGTGGTGTCGTCATGTACTCGTCCTACAACGATTTTAGACACAATATATACAG AGACGTTATCGTGGTGACGACTCTGGATACATTCACCAGTTTAATGGCAGGTTTCACTATTTTTGGGATCCTGGGGAACTTGGCGCATGAACTGGGTGTCGAAGACATCCGTAACGTGGTCCGAGGTGGAACCGGTCTTGCGTTTGTCTCTTATCCTGATGCTATAGCAAAATTCACCGTCCTTCCACAG CTGTTTTCAGTCTTGTTCTTTCTGATGTTATACGTCCTTGGTATAGGAAGTGCCATTGCATTGGCAGGTGCAATTATCACCATTGTCAGCGATCAGTTTCCAAGTTTCAAGTATATCTATGTTGTACTCGGTACAGTTATATTCGGATTTTGCGTTGGCATGATTTATTGTACACCT GGTGGTCAGTTCATGTTAGAATTGGTCGATTATTACGCCGGCTCTTTCATCGTCTTCATCTTAGCTACCCTAGAGATAACCGGTATTTTCTGGGTGTACGGTTTGGAGAATTTCTTGGACGACGTGGAGTACATGCTGAAGAGAAGACCGTCCGTTTATTGGAGAGTCTGTTGGAGCGTTATTACCCCTCTTCTACTAGCTGTGATTTTAATTTATACTTTAGCTACCTTACAACCACTTACTTACAGCGGTATTTCCTATCCAGACAGTGCACATG CTGCTGGATGGACCATTTGTGCCTTTGGCATACTACAAATTCCATTCTGGATGATGTACACTATAATTTCCAAAAAGAATTTACAAGTCTCTGAG ATGATCAAATCTGCCTTTAGACCCTCCCCGAATTGGGGACCCAAAAATACCAGAGAACTGGCTTCCTGGAGCGAATTCAAAGAGAtcagaaggaaaataaaagaaaaacggcAATGCTCGAGAATTAAGCAATTCGTTTACGTATTGCTGTGTTGGGAGGACAAACTCGTGTAA